One stretch of Ananas comosus cultivar F153 linkage group 6, ASM154086v1, whole genome shotgun sequence DNA includes these proteins:
- the LOC109712150 gene encoding aspartic proteinase CDR1-like, whose product MYEALQIIPPLLLLSSTIVCSLHLNLIHKHSIHSPLFPGNLTAGERQLRLQADDEARTRLLETSLQSGLNYSEENLRPYLAAEKFVYMVEVSIGTPTHDEDRRKYYLVLDTGSGICRYNIRYMTPATSKGVLASETLGFASSAGSARTEFVRHFILGCARDNRQFSLPARVAGVFGLNMEPPSPASQMEGRIGGRFAYCLPRFTGHAQPPSRLKFGDEAILRDPHVKTLQFVHVHGKFRYYLPLIDVSIADRRIGFAPGAFAVRRQGQTTRGGFIIDTGTTYTRFITGGPYKQIMEAFKEYFKPFKLRKAKSTAPGSLKLCYKIPRTGFTAFPSMTLHFSEGNDFVIQPPNVVVQAEEKFCIAVGSLNVVSILGSYQQHDYKISYDVRNKLLSYASADCSRVV is encoded by the exons atgtaCGAAGCTCTTCAAATAATTCCTCCTTTGTTACTTCTGTCCTCAACAATTGTTTGTTCCCTCCATCTCAATCTGATCCATAAGCACTCCATCCACTCTCCCCTCTTTCCCGGAAATCTCACCGCCGGCGAGAGGCAGTTGCGCCTGCAAGCCGACGATGAAGCCCGCACCAGACTTCTGGAAACGTCACTGCAGTCAGGTCTCAACTACAGCGAAGAGAATCTCCGTCCATATCTCGCCGCCGAAAAATTTGTCTACATGGTTGAGGTCTCAATCGGCACACCAACCCATGATGAGGACAGGAGAAAATACTACTTGGTGTTAGATACCGGAAGCGGCATT TGCCGCTATAACATCCGCTACATGACCCCGGCTACTTCGAAGGGCGTGCTCGCCTCCGAGACGTTGGGATTCGCGTCTTCGGCTGGGTCAGCTCGGACGGAGTTCGTCCGCCACTTCATCTTGGGCTGCGCGCGCGACAATCGACAATTCTCTCTGCCGGCGAGGGTGGCGGGGGTCTTCGGCCTTAATATGGAGCCGCCATCACCGGCGAGCCAAATGGAGGGGAGAATCGGCGGGCGGTTTGCTTACTGCCTCCCGCGGTTCACAGGCCACGCACAGCCGCCGAGCCGTCTCAAGTTCGGCGATGAGGCTATTCTCCGGGACCCTCACGTGAAGACCCTCCAATTCGTGCATGTGCATGGGAAATTCAGGTACTACCTTCCCCTCATCGACGTAAGCATCGCCGACCGTCGCATTGGTTTCGCGCCTGGCGCTTTCGCCGTGCGCAGGCAAGGGCAAACAACGAGAGGCGGTTTCATCATTGACACAGGGACGACATACACTAGATTTATCACAGGAGGCCCGTACAAGCAAATAATGGAAGCGTTCAAAGAATACTTCAAACCGTTCAAGTTGAGAAAAGCAAAATCAACAGCCCCGGGCTCTCTTAAATTGTGTTACAAGATCCCGCGCACGGGATTCACAGCATTCCCAAGCATGACGCTCCACTTTAGCGAAGGCAATGATTTTGTCATACAGCCGCCTAATGTGGTGGTGCAGGCAGAGGAGAAATTCTGCATTGCCGTGGGTAGTCTTAATGTGGTGAGCATTCTGGGATCGTATCAGCAGCATGACTACAAGATCTCGTATGATGTCAGAAACAAGTTGTTGTCCTACGCTTCTGCGGATTGCAGTCGAGTTGTATGA
- the LOC109712151 gene encoding aspartic proteinase CDR1-like has product MTLAGHIFLLLLFPSLTVVHSLHLNLIHKYSIHSPLFPGNLTNSEMAQRLYAGDRARARLLRPSLSGLNYSIEQLRPNLKGDPSSYMVELTIGTPARRKYHLVMDTGSSILWMQCKPCIHCWKQKVPIFDPGKESSSFDPIPCNHTLCDLSKPGWKCVKGRCHYSIKYTEGSSTEGVLASETLGFASDGPEKEFVRNFIFGCTHDSRDFTLSKEHSGILGLNMNRLSLPSQLSRQIGGRFAYCLSLLTNNAHPPSRLKFGDEAVLKGPQVKTIPFVHVPNEMIYYLALSDVSVANRRLRFKPEDFAVRREGRHLKAGFIIDTGSTYTIFSNGGPYERISKAFVEHFKPFKLRRTKYSPFEVCYKVPRKGFKGSLPSMTLHFVGGVDYVVQPTNIVEEMEENTICVAISSLPDMSILGVYQQFNYHFSYNVKEMSLSFAPADCSRIA; this is encoded by the coding sequence ATGACATTAGCAGGGCATATCTTTCTCTTGCTCTTGTTTCCCTCATTAACAGTTGTTCATTCCCTGCACCTCAATTTGATCCACAAATATTCTATCCACTCTCCGCTCTTCCCGGGAAACCTCACCAATAGTGAGATGGCGCAACGTCTTTATGCCGGCGACAGAGCCCGTGCGCGACTCCTACGACCATCTCTATCTGGTCTCAACTATAGTATAGAGCAACTCCGCCCTAATCTCAAAGGCGACCCTTCATCCTATATGGTAGAGCTCACTATCGGCACACCTGCTCGAAGGAAGTACCACTTAGTGATGGACACTGGTAGTAGTATCTTGTGGATGCAATGCAAGCCATGCATCCATTGTTGGAAACAAAAGGTGCCAATCTTCGACCCGGGCAAAGAGTCAAGCTCATTCGACCCCATACCGTGCAATCATACGTTGTGTGACTTGAGCAAACCAGGTTGGAAATGTGTGAAAGGCCGATGCCACTACTCAATTAAGTATACCGAAGGGTCTTCAACTGAAGGCGTCCTCGCCTCGGAGACATTAGGCTTCGCATCTGACGGACCCGAGAAAGAGTTTGTTCGTAACTTCATCTTTGGTTGTACTCACGATAGTCGAGATTTCACATTGTCGAAGGAGCACTCGGGGATCTTAGGCCTCAACATGAATCGATTGTCGCTGCCGAGCCAATTATCGCGACAGATAGGTGGTCGGTTCGCATACTGCCTCTCGCTGCTCACGAATAACGCGCATCCGCCGAGCCGACTCAAGTTTGGCGACGAGGCCGTTCTTAAAGGCCCTCAAGTCAAGACCATTCCCTTTGTCCACGTGCCGAATGAAATGATATACTACCTTGCTCTGTCTGACGTGAGCGTCGCTAATCGTCGTCTTAGGTTCAAGCCGGAGGACTTTGCTGTTCGGAGAGAAGGGAGGCATTTGAAAGCGGGCTTCATAATCGACACCGGATCGACCTATACGATATTTAGCAATGGAGGGCCGTATGAGCGGATCAGCAAAGCGTTCGTGGAGCACTTCAAGCCTTTTAAGCTCCGAAGGACCAAGTATAGTCCGTTTGAGGTGTGCTACAAGGTTCCGCGCAAAGGATTCAAGGGGTCGTTGCCGAGTATGACGCTCCACTTTGTCGGCGGCGTAGATTACGTAGTGCAGCCAACGAATATAGTAGAGGAGATGGAGGAGAACACAATCTGCGTCGCCATATCGAGTCTTCCTGATATGAGCATTCTTGGAGTATATCAGCAGTTTAATTACCATTTCTCCTACAATGTGAAGGAGATGTCATTATCCTTTGCCCCTGCAGATTGTAGCAGAATTGCATGA
- the LOC109712152 gene encoding aspartic proteinase CDR1-like, translated as MERTIGGRFAYCLPRFTDDAQPPSRLKFGDEAILRDPHVKTLQFVHVPGKFKYYLPLIDVSIASHRIGFEPGAFTARRHGRSVRGGFFIDTGTVYTRFITGGPYERIMEAFKEYFKPFKLRKAHSKATDFLKLCYKIPREGFTAFPSMTLHFNEGNDLVVQPPNEVVQTENKFCIAVGGLLMVSVLGAYQQHDYKISYDVRNKALSYVSADYLLS; from the exons ATGGAGAGAACGATCGGCGGACGGTTCGCTTACTGTCTCCCGCGGTTCACCGACGACGCACAGCCGCCGAGCCGGCTCAAGTTTGGTGACGAGGCTATTCTACGGGACCCTCACGTGAAGACCCTCCAATTCGTGCATGTGCCCGGAAAGTTCAAGTACTACCTTCCTCTTATAGACGTGAGCATCGCCAGCCATCGTATTGGTTTTGAGCCTGGTGCTTTCACCGCCCGCAGGCACGGGCGATCGGTGAGAGGCGGTTTCTTCATCGACACAGGGACGGTATACACGAGATTTATCACAGGAGGCCCGTACGAGCGAATAATGGAAGCGTTCAAGGAATACTTCAAGCCATTTAAGCTGCGAAAAGCACACTCAAAAGCCACGGATTTTCTTAAATTGTGTTATAAGATCCCGCGCGAGGGATTCACAGCATTCCCAAGCATGACGCTCCACTTTAACGAGGGCAATGATCTTGTCGTGCAGCCGCCTAATGAGGTGGTGCAGACAGAGAATAAATTCTGCATTGCGGTGGGCGGTCTTCTGATGGTGAGCGTTCTTGGAGCATATCAGCAGCATGACTACAAGATCTCATATGATGTTCGGAACAAGGCACTATCCTACGTTTCTGCAGACT ACCTGCTGTCTTAA